The following nucleotide sequence is from Pseudomonas sessilinigenes.
GATGGACCAGGCCAGGCGCCTGATTCCTACCGTCGCCGAAGGCGAGGACGTCGACCGGGCCTACGCGACGAACCAGATCAAGAGTACCGAGCAGGCGATCCGGCAGATCCGCCAGCAGGCCCAGGCCAGCGAGCTGCCTGAGCTCAAGGCCTTTGCCGAGGAAACCTTGCCCAAGCTGAAAAATCACCTGCAGATGGCCAAGGCACTACAGGCCGGACGCCTGTCCGATCACCTGGAGGGGTGACGAACAGCGGGCTTCAGGGCAGGTACCGGGCGGGTGGTTGCCCTGATGGTTACACCTGAGAACATTCCTTCGCAGAATAAAACAGGATTGTGCTGGAGCCTTGGCGGTTGCGGGCTTAACGTGACCAGGACCCGGTGCCGCCAGGGCGCCGCGAGGCTCAAGGAGACAGCACATGACGAGTACGGCCGGGGATTCGGTCTGCGACCTGTATCACCGTGCGGAGGACTATTTCTTCGTATCCATCTCCCAGTTCTATCGTCGCTTCGGAGCGGACCTGAGTGCCTATTGCACCGGGGTCGAGGCCAGCAGCCTGAACTTGCTGATCATGAAGAACCAGGGCCCGCACAGCGCTGCCCAGCTGGCCGAAGGCGTGGCCTTCCTGCAACTGACCGGCATGCCGTTTTGCGTCGTGGTACCCGAGGCTCATGTAGCTCATGTCAGCGAACCGTTACGCCAGCAACAGCTACTGCCGGCAGACCGAACCACTTGCATGGTCCTCGACCTCGAGGCCTATGAAGCGCCACAGGTATCGGCGCAACGGATGGATATCCGTTGCACCGATGATTGCCTTGAAGACTGGGGGCTGCCGGTGGAGAGCGCATTCGAGTCCGGCGCAGGGGGGATCGAACAGTACCTGGCCCGGCACCGGGCCGCGTTGCAGTCCGGTAGGGCATTGCGCCATTTCACCCTGTATGTCGATCAACGTCCGGTGAGCGCCTTGACCCTCTCCCTGGGGCCCGCAGTGGCGCGCCTGGACGACATCGGTACCTTGCAACAGTGCCAGGGGCGCGGTCACGCCACGGCGCTCATCCACCATGTGCTGGCTTTCGCCAAGGCCCAGGGGGCCGGGACTTGCGTCCTGGAGGCGTCTCTGGACGGCCTGTCGATCTATCGCAAGGTCGGCTTCAAGCGCCTGTTCGACTACCGCACCTTCTGCCAGGAGTGACTCGCGCCGCTAGCGACCGGCATTAAGTCGGAACTGGCGCGGGCTGACTCCGGTCAGGGCCTTGAACTGTCGGCTGAAGGCGCTGTGGTCGGTGTAGCCGCACTGCAGCGCCACCTCGGTGATCGGTTCCTCGGTGATCAGGAGGCGCGAGGCGTTTTCCAGGCGGGCCTTGTGAATCATCTGCCGTGGCGTCAGGTGGAAGATGCGCTTGCAGTAGCGCTCCAGCTGGGCGATGGACAGGTTGGCGATGCGGGTCAGGTCCTCCAGGCGGATGGCCTCGTTGTAGTGCTCGCGAATGTGCCGATCCACCGCTGCCAGGCGTTCGTAGGCCGGGTGGGTGTCGCGAGCGGCTTGCAAGTCAAGGGATATGCCGGCCATGCCGATGATCTCGCCACTGCTTCCGTGCAGTGGCAGCTTGTGGGTCAGGCACCAGCCTGGTTCGCGGCTGCCATACAGGTGCAATTCCAGCTGGCCCTTGATAGTGATGCCCTGGAGCAGCACGCGCCGATCCTGCTCGGTATAGACGGGCCCGAGCATTTCGGGGAAGACCTCGGCGGAGGTCTTGCCCAGCAACGGGCGGATGTTCTTGAAGCCACAGCGTTGGGCCAGGGTCAGGTTGGCAATCAGGTAGCGGGCCTGCAGGTCCTTGACGAAGAACACGGCGCTGGGAATGCCGTCCAGCAGGGGCATGACCAGGGCCAGGTTGGCCAGCAGGCTGTCGATGTCCCGGGGGCGCTGGGCGGCCATGGCCCGGGGCAGATGGTGCAGTTGTGCGCTATCGATCATCGTCGGCCTCTCTCCTGGGTGCTTGGCGGGTCGGATGCGGCATGAACTGGCCGGGGTATTTCCCCGTGCGCCCATTCAGGGGTCGCAGGCTGGTTGCGCGTCATCGAGCAGCAGGCTGGCAATCCGGGCCGGCACCAGTGGCGCCCGTGGCGCCGGGATGCTCCAGCCGAACAGCTGCTGGGCGGCACTGGCACAGACCCGGCCCTGGCAAGCCCCCATGCCACAGCGGCTTTGCAGCTTCGCGGTAGGCCAGTCGGGGGCTGCTGCCACGGCGGCGTAGGGTACGTCTTCGCAGCGGCACAGCAGCGTATCAGGCTGGGCCA
It contains:
- a CDS encoding GNAT family N-acetyltransferase, with the translated sequence MTSTAGDSVCDLYHRAEDYFFVSISQFYRRFGADLSAYCTGVEASSLNLLIMKNQGPHSAAQLAEGVAFLQLTGMPFCVVVPEAHVAHVSEPLRQQQLLPADRTTCMVLDLEAYEAPQVSAQRMDIRCTDDCLEDWGLPVESAFESGAGGIEQYLARHRAALQSGRALRHFTLYVDQRPVSALTLSLGPAVARLDDIGTLQQCQGRGHATALIHHVLAFAKAQGAGTCVLEASLDGLSIYRKVGFKRLFDYRTFCQE
- a CDS encoding AraC family transcriptional regulator; the protein is MIDSAQLHHLPRAMAAQRPRDIDSLLANLALVMPLLDGIPSAVFFVKDLQARYLIANLTLAQRCGFKNIRPLLGKTSAEVFPEMLGPVYTEQDRRVLLQGITIKGQLELHLYGSREPGWCLTHKLPLHGSSGEIIGMAGISLDLQAARDTHPAYERLAAVDRHIREHYNEAIRLEDLTRIANLSIAQLERYCKRIFHLTPRQMIHKARLENASRLLITEEPITEVALQCGYTDHSAFSRQFKALTGVSPRQFRLNAGR